A single Halarcobacter anaerophilus DNA region contains:
- a CDS encoding tetratricopeptide repeat protein — MIKIIVKLLIIGIISISFIACEDKKIEEKEVKFTPKLLMPEVKEEYINKYFKLSQLYNAKDDPIPAMKIGYAYSEKLHDYEKALEWYKYADSMIPLGENSYFACYALQQLKRYDEAISWCQKAIDLKWDEALFRMGKVLELKKEFNQAIEFYKQSFEKNKDKVAANNLGLIYSLELKKYDEAEQWFRKSIQEGYELAYKNFAIFYHNSFNDDIKASAYAIAVIDTKYTKSSVLKLLQNEMKIPNETIKKGYELQLTSDEFPIKYKGELGL; from the coding sequence ATGATAAAAATAATAGTTAAGCTACTAATAATAGGAATAATAAGTATAAGTTTTATAGCTTGTGAAGATAAAAAAATAGAAGAAAAAGAAGTTAAATTTACTCCAAAGTTACTTATGCCTGAAGTTAAAGAAGAATATATAAATAAATATTTTAAATTGAGTCAATTATATAATGCCAAAGACGACCCAATCCCAGCAATGAAAATAGGATATGCCTATTCAGAAAAGTTGCATGATTATGAGAAAGCCTTAGAATGGTACAAATATGCTGATTCTATGATTCCTTTAGGTGAAAATTCTTATTTTGCTTGTTATGCTTTACAACAATTAAAAAGATATGATGAAGCTATATCTTGGTGCCAAAAAGCTATTGATTTAAAATGGGATGAAGCTTTATTTAGAATGGGGAAAGTATTAGAACTTAAAAAAGAATTTAATCAAGCAATAGAGTTTTATAAACAATCATTTGAAAAAAACAAAGATAAAGTAGCAGCAAATAATTTAGGACTTATTTATTCTTTAGAATTAAAGAAATATGATGAAGCAGAACAATGGTTTAGAAAATCAATTCAAGAAGGGTATGAATTAGCTTATAAAAACTTTGCAATTTTTTATCATAATAGCTTTAATGATGATATAAAAGCTTCAGCTTATGCAATAGCAGTAATAGATACAAAATACACAAAATCATCAGTATTAAAACTACTCCAAAATGAAATGAAAATCCCAAATGAAACCATAAAAAAAGGATACGAACTTCAATTAACTTCAGATGAATTTCCTATTAAATATAAAGGTGAATTAGGATTGTAA
- a CDS encoding ATP-binding protein, with amino-acid sequence MKLKQLFIILLLINSAALLSVVFILSEYQDAIKQLENAYKMQHRSLILADELRQSSDDLTRMARTHVITGKEMFKEQFHTVLDIRNGLKPRPKHYNRIFWDFYTLDGAKPLLDGQKVALRTLMKEAGFPEEELELLYKSQKESDDLTYLETKAMNAIKGIFQDRNGNYTIKKEPDFALARQIMHGEQYHKAKIAIMKPLNEFYKAFETRTQAKVNEAHETVKRMETYLSLAVLFLIILFVFSFFFIILYRIIHPVQMLNKGMLKLAKNDMNIDLPQKVFMDEVSEMIGAVEVFKDNAIKLMESQKQNKRLLDLAGEGIFGLDAKGRFIFANPTASKILGYSSKELIGQYINKTIGRHLFGKTAQQKERLMLISKEEQSFISKEGEEFPIDYVSTPIYSNNSTVLEGSVVVFSDITKRKEHENQLKRATMEAQKANRSKSMFLTNMSHELRTPLNAILGFATLLKKSNSYNQTEKQNLDTIYKSGQHLLSLINEILEFAKIEAGKIQITPIEFNLYTLLDDLKTIFTSRCEDKNLKFSLHITKEVPKYIKCDEKRLRQILINIIGNAHKFTYEGFIEVRVDYKSPKLLIKVKDSGIGMNKEEQKKIFKPFEQIEENKHKHQGTGLGLAITKELIQKMNGSIILQSKENEGSCFSFDIEVGKLDKVEEKENFSNKIIKVKEQKEFNILVADDTKENRDLLIQLLHSYNLTTDEAKDGLEVLELCKNKKFDLIFMDILMPNLNGLETTKILKKDEKTKNIPIIAISANVFEDDRQKALNNKVDDFLPKPFEEKDIAQTLNKFLNLEFEYEKVKEKTRKEIILNKNLARKIYDFAIKLDGNSILEILNKQKVDPYTKEFIEDLVKKFQFNEIVNICSKF; translated from the coding sequence ATGAAACTTAAACAACTATTTATTATTTTACTACTTATAAACAGTGCCGCTTTGCTTAGCGTCGTATTTATTTTAAGTGAATACCAAGATGCCATTAAACAGCTTGAAAATGCCTATAAAATGCAGCATCGGTCTTTGATTCTTGCAGATGAATTAAGACAAAGCAGTGATGATTTGACAAGAATGGCAAGAACCCATGTAATAACGGGTAAAGAGATGTTTAAGGAGCAGTTTCATACTGTTTTGGATATAAGAAACGGTCTTAAACCAAGACCCAAACACTATAATAGAATATTCTGGGATTTCTATACTTTAGACGGGGCAAAACCTCTCTTAGACGGACAAAAAGTTGCCCTAAGAACTTTGATGAAAGAAGCAGGATTTCCCGAAGAGGAGCTTGAACTTTTATATAAATCCCAAAAAGAATCGGATGATTTAACCTACCTTGAAACAAAAGCAATGAACGCTATTAAAGGAATTTTTCAAGATAGAAACGGAAACTATACTATAAAAAAAGAGCCTGATTTTGCTTTAGCCAGACAAATTATGCACGGAGAGCAGTATCATAAAGCAAAAATTGCCATTATGAAACCTTTAAACGAATTTTATAAAGCTTTTGAAACAAGAACCCAGGCAAAAGTAAATGAAGCCCATGAAACCGTAAAAAGAATGGAAACTTATCTCTCTTTGGCTGTTCTGTTTTTGATTATTCTATTTGTATTTTCTTTCTTTTTTATCATTCTTTATAGAATAATACATCCTGTGCAAATGTTAAATAAAGGGATGTTAAAACTGGCAAAAAACGATATGAATATAGATTTACCTCAAAAAGTCTTTATGGATGAAGTAAGTGAGATGATAGGAGCAGTTGAAGTCTTTAAAGATAATGCAATAAAACTGATGGAATCACAAAAACAGAATAAAAGACTTCTTGATTTGGCAGGTGAAGGAATATTCGGACTTGATGCAAAAGGAAGATTTATTTTTGCAAATCCGACTGCTTCAAAAATTTTAGGCTATAGTTCAAAAGAGTTAATAGGACAATATATAAATAAAACTATAGGTAGACATCTTTTTGGAAAAACAGCTCAACAAAAAGAGCGCTTAATGCTTATTTCAAAAGAGGAGCAGAGTTTTATCTCAAAGGAGGGGGAAGAGTTTCCTATTGATTATGTTAGTACACCCATTTACAGTAATAACTCTACGGTTTTAGAAGGTTCAGTTGTTGTTTTTTCAGATATAACAAAAAGAAAAGAGCATGAGAATCAACTAAAAAGAGCAACTATGGAAGCCCAAAAAGCAAACAGATCTAAATCTATGTTTTTAACAAATATGTCCCATGAATTAAGAACTCCGTTAAATGCTATTTTGGGCTTTGCAACTCTGCTTAAAAAATCAAACTCTTATAACCAAACAGAGAAACAGAACCTTGATACGATATATAAAAGCGGTCAGCATCTTCTCTCACTTATAAATGAAATTCTGGAATTTGCAAAAATTGAAGCAGGAAAAATACAAATAACACCAATAGAGTTTAACCTTTATACTCTTTTAGATGATCTTAAAACTATATTTACTTCAAGATGTGAAGATAAAAATCTAAAATTTTCTTTACATATAACAAAAGAGGTTCCCAAATATATAAAATGTGATGAAAAAAGGTTAAGACAAATCCTAATCAATATTATTGGAAATGCCCATAAATTTACCTATGAAGGGTTTATTGAAGTAAGAGTAGATTATAAATCCCCAAAACTTCTTATAAAAGTAAAAGATAGCGGAATAGGTATGAATAAAGAAGAACAAAAGAAAATCTTTAAACCCTTTGAACAAATAGAAGAGAATAAACACAAACACCAAGGAACGGGACTAGGTCTTGCTATTACAAAAGAGTTGATACAAAAAATGAACGGCTCAATTATCTTGCAAAGCAAAGAGAACGAGGGAAGCTGTTTTAGTTTTGATATCGAGGTGGGAAAATTAGATAAAGTAGAAGAAAAAGAGAACTTTTCGAATAAAATTATAAAAGTAAAAGAGCAAAAAGAGTTTAATATTTTAGTTGCCGATGATACGAAAGAGAACAGAGATTTACTGATTCAGCTTCTACATTCATATAATCTAACAACAGATGAAGCAAAAGACGGACTTGAAGTGCTTGAACTTTGTAAAAATAAAAAATTTGATTTAATCTTTATGGATATTTTAATGCCCAATTTAAACGGCTTGGAAACAACTAAAATATTAAAAAAAGATGAAAAAACAAAAAATATACCTATAATTGCCATCTCAGCCAATGTTTTTGAAGATGACAGACAAAAAGCTTTAAACAATAAAGTAGATGATTTCCTGCCTAAACCCTTTGAAGAAAAAGATATAGCCCAAACTTTAAATAAATTTTTAAACCTTGAGTTTGAGTATGAGAAAGTTAAAGAAAAAACAAGAAAAGAGATAATTCTAAATAAAAATCTTGCAAGAAAGATTTATGACTTTGCAATTAAACTAGACGGAAACTCTATACTTGAAATTTTAAATAAACAAAAAGTAGACCCCTATACAAAAGAGTTTATAGAGGATTTAGTAAAAAAATTCCAATTTAATGAAATTGTAAATATTTGTTCAAAATTTTAG
- a CDS encoding ATP-binding response regulator, which translates to MNKKYTILVVDDKLENLQYLDKILKDEDYDIRATPDAMMALEASKLNKPDLILLDIKMPNIDGYELCSMIKKEENLKDIPIIFISALDNVEDKVKAFEEGGVDYITKPFEPKEIKARVKTQLQIHKSKLMIERLYEQQDLFVKKIMHEMNTPVSIISLNSELLEKKYGILKEIDAIKASTKTLSSIYGDLSYKIKKHTREYKISQINLLNFVSSRVLFFDELANIKDININIECSEDFDVFINRYELERLIDNTLSNAIKYSKESGEINIYFGKENKNYLLVIEDFGIGIEKSDLVFEAYYQQSNKKLGLGLGLNIVKEICDKYKIKIEVKSEKNRGTKFIFNIDSIVKKEI; encoded by the coding sequence ATGAATAAAAAATATACTATACTTGTAGTTGACGACAAATTGGAAAACCTTCAATATCTTGATAAAATTTTAAAAGATGAAGATTATGATATAAGAGCTACACCTGATGCTATGATGGCATTGGAAGCTTCAAAATTAAATAAACCAGATCTTATTTTACTTGATATAAAGATGCCTAATATTGACGGTTATGAACTTTGTTCAATGATAAAAAAAGAGGAAAACTTAAAAGATATCCCGATTATTTTTATTTCCGCTTTAGACAATGTAGAGGACAAGGTAAAAGCTTTTGAAGAGGGTGGAGTCGATTATATAACAAAACCTTTTGAACCAAAAGAGATTAAAGCCAGAGTAAAAACCCAGCTTCAAATCCATAAAAGCAAACTTATGATTGAAAGACTTTATGAACAGCAGGATTTGTTTGTAAAAAAGATTATGCATGAGATGAATACTCCTGTTTCAATAATCTCTTTAAATAGTGAACTTTTGGAAAAAAAATATGGGATTTTAAAAGAGATAGATGCTATTAAAGCCTCTACTAAAACACTCTCTTCTATTTACGGAGATCTCTCTTATAAAATTAAAAAACATACAAGAGAGTATAAAATATCACAAATAAATCTTTTGAATTTCGTAAGTTCAAGAGTTCTTTTCTTTGATGAACTTGCAAATATCAAAGATATAAATATAAATATTGAGTGTAGTGAGGATTTTGATGTTTTTATAAACAGATATGAACTAGAACGGCTAATCGACAACACTTTAAGCAATGCAATTAAATACAGTAAAGAATCAGGTGAAATAAATATCTATTTTGGAAAAGAAAACAAGAATTATCTTCTTGTCATCGAGGATTTTGGGATAGGTATTGAAAAGAGTGATCTTGTTTTTGAAGCTTATTATCAACAATCAAATAAAAAACTAGGTTTAGGTTTAGGTTTAAATATAGTAAAAGAGATTTGTGATAAATATAAGATAAAAATAGAAGTCAAAAGTGAAAAGAACAGAGGTACGAAGTTTATTTTTAATATAGATTCAATAGTGAAGAAAGAGATATGA